A window of Marinobacter sp. es.042 genomic DNA:
ACAAAGGCCCTCAGACTTGCTCTAAATGGCGTGGCCAACCGTGAGCCAGACAGTGAACTGAGAGCTGGTCTGGAGCAGCTCCTCAACGATGCGTTGATCATGCGGATGACTGCCGAGCGGTATCTGGCAAACGGCGACGAGGATTCTCAAAAGGCCCTCGGTTGGGCCATTGAGGACCTGTCTGACGCGCTGGAACTGATTGATGCCGATAATGGTCCGGAATTTGTTCAGGTTTACCTGAATACGGTCGTTGAAGAGCTGGAAGCCTATCGGGCAGCTGTTCAGAACATCCTTGAGCAAAAGAGCACTCTCGTTGGCGTTAAATCCCAAAAGCTGGACGTTCTGGGACCGGAAATTGCGAGCATGGCCAGGGAACTTGAAGAAAGTATATTTGCCTCCCTGGACAAAGAGGCCGATGAGGCAACCGCAGAAACGGAGCTTGCTTTGACATTTACCCTGGCAGCTTTCCTGGTCTCTGCAGTACTCGGATTGATTGTTGCCATTGTGATGAGCCGTTTGATGGGCAACAGCGTGAAACGCGCCAAGACTGAAATTCTCGGTTACCTCGATGACATCGCCAATAACAACGGCAATCTTTCCACCCGACTTACTCCGGGCCGTCCCGATGAGATCGGTGACTTCATCGACGCAGTCAACACCTTCCTGCGAACGCTTGAGGAAACCATTTCCCGAATTGTAACGGCATCACGCCAACTGACCGGCGAGTCCGAATCACTTTCAGGCATCACAGAGCGCACGACCGCGAACTCAGAGCAACAGCGCGACCAGATCACGCAGGTGTCTGCCGCCATGCAGGAAATGGTCTCCACCTCCGAAGAGATCGCCTCGAACACCAGCGAAACTGACGAATCGGCCCGCAAGGCCTCATCACTTGCGGATTCCGGACAGGAAACCGTTGGCTCTGCCATTCGGGCGGTTGCGAACCTGGCCAATCAGGTTGAGAAGGGGTCTACCCGGATCCAACAACTGGAGAACGAATCGGCCGAAATCGGTAATGTGCTGGCTGTCATCCAGAGCATTGCTGAGCAAACGAATCTCCTTGCGCTCAATGCCGCCATTGAGGCGGCTCGAGCCGGTGACGCCGGTCGGGGATTTGCCGTGGTTGCCGATGAAGTTCGAGGACTGGCCAAGCGCGTTCAGGAGTCAACCGTCGATATCGAGCGGATTGTGTCCCAGCTCCAGAGTGGCGCGGCCGGCGCAGTAGTGGACATGAGCAAGGCCAAGCAGATGGCCGAAGAGGCCAGCGAAGAAGCAAGCAAATCGGGCGAGGCTTTGACGGACATTCTCGCGGCGGTGAACAGTATCGTTGAAATGACCACCCAGATTGCGAGTGCGACCGAGCAGCAGAGAGCGACCGCCGCAGAGATGACCCAGAACGTGGAGATAAGCAGTGGCGCAATCGAGGAACTGGCCGGAGACATCTCCCAGGTGAATCAGTCAAGCCGCTCTCTGGCGAGCATGGCCGATGAACTTAACACGCTGGTCAGACGTTTCCGGACGGACGATTAACATTGCCCCCCGATCACTTGGTATCAGACCACGCCGGGGGACTTGCATCGCATTGTGGTTGGCTGGTAGCCCGTTAACTGTGCAACCGGTCGTTAAAGACTTTCCAATCAATCACGTTGCCGTCGGAATCGAAGTGGACGTATCCGCGGAAGCTCGGGTCATCTTCCCAGGCCTTCACAAAGCCTACGGTTTCACCGGAGTCTGAGACAATCTCAAAGGCTTCGCTGCGGGCATTGGCAATGTCTTTAGCAGGCTCGGTATCTGAACGCTTGAGGCTTACGGAGGAGTCTAAGGGCAAATTGCTTTGAAGGAATTCCTGGATCATCGTCACGCTCTCCTTTCAGGGTGAACCGGTCTGGTTCTGGAGGAAGCGTAACTATAGGACGATCCGCTAGAAGAGAATACAGATTCAGATCAATTTTCTTAGATTTTTTCGAGATAAAAAGGCTTTAAGAACAATAGGATATTTCATTATTGTGACAGTCTGTAACCTTCTGCGCTGATTATTTTTCAACCAGTTCAGAAGGTTACCGAAAGCAGAGTCGATCAGTCACAAGGATCAGAATTTCCAGAACGGAGTGCTCAGTTTCTGTTCAACCAGTTCAGGGGAAAATCCCACATCGTTCAGCAACCGACGATCCATAGTCATCACCAGATGGATAAAGTTGCGCTTCATCCGCCAGCCTTTGTAAAGCGAAGCAGCTCTTTTCATTTCATTACTCCTTGGTCAACCCAGAATACTGGTCTCTGAAAATAGAGACCTTGTTTAATTAGGGTCCTATTCTAAGCTTGACGAGGAGCTTTCTGAATACTTGGAAACCCCTATAAACAGGGGCTCCAAGCATTATCGGATGTCAGAATTGTATACTTTTGATTGCAGTTTTATGACGCCTTGGCGTTTGAAAGTAACACTTGGTAAAGGTCATCTTTCAGCTGTGCACGTTTCTGCTTCATGCGGTGGAGTTTGTCATCACCGATGGGAGAATCCCTCTTTTCCAGCCCTTCAATTTCGTGATCGAGATGCGTGTACTCCTGAAGCTTTTCCTTGAACTTCAGATCATTGTTCTTGAGTTCCTGAATCAGTTCTCGGTACTGCGGGAATTCTACGTGAAGCTCATGGCTGGAAATGCCCATCGTATTGCTCTCCTCTTCTTTGCAGAGTGTTGATCAAGGCTGATCACTTTCAGCATAGACGAGCGTGCCAGTTTCTGGGCGTCTTTGACAAATCGCTAATTACGCACGACGTTGCATGGGTATAGCATGGTAGTACGTTATCCAGTTACGCCTCGGGACACTTGCGAATGACCTTTGCACGAATTACCGGCACCGGTTCCTACCTGCCTGAAAACATTGTTACCAACAAAGACCTCGAAAAAATGGTCGACACCACCGACCAGTGGATTCGCGAGCGCACGGGAATCGAAAGACGTCATATTGCCGTTGAAGGCCAGACCACGGTGGATCTGGCGGAACAGGCCGCGAAAAACGCCATTGAAGCCGCTGGAATCAAGGCAGAAGATATTGATCTGATCGTGTTTGCCACCTCCACTCCGGACAAGATCTTCCCAAGCTCTGCATGCCTCCTCCAGGCACGCCTGGGCATCCATGGATGCCCTGCCTTCGATATTCAGGCTGTCTGCAGTGGATTTGTTTACGCCCTGGCAACGGCAGAAAAGTTCATCAAGACCGGAAGCAGCAAGAAGGCCCTGGTTATCGGCGCCGAGGTGTTCTCCCGCATCATTAACTGGGAAGACCGTGGTACGTGTGTCTTGTTCGGCGATGGTGCCGGCGCGGTGATCCTGGAGGCCGACGAAGAAACCGGCATCCTTTCCACCCATATCCATGCCGATGGCCAATATGCCGATTTGCTGCACGTTCCCTGCGGTATTGCCGATGGCTACGACCAGGTCAAGGCCGGGCGAGCATTTGTGGAAATGAAAGGCAACGAAGTGTTCAAGGTGGCGGTCAACACCTTGGGCAAGATCGTTGACGAAACCCTGGCAGCCAACCAGATGCAGAAATCCGAGATCGACTGGCTTGTTCCGCACCAGGCCAACCTGAGAATCATCTCGGCCACGGCAAAGAAACTGAACATGTCCATGGATCAGGTTGTCGTAACGGTTAATGAGCACGGCAACACGTCCGCTGCATCTATCCCCCTCGCCCTTGATGTGGCTGTGCGAGATGGGCGGATCAAACGCAACGAGGTGCTTCTCCTTGAGGCTTTTGGTGGCGGATTCACCTGGGGCTCTGCACTGCTCCGTTACTGATCGGCCATCTTTCGGATCACCACTCGTTCTGAACCAGAGACGGGCTTCAGCTTTTGTTGAAGCCCGTTTTTTCATTGTGTTTACCGCATCCTGTCAGATAGACTGTATTTTTATACAGTACCAATAACGCTCACTGCGAGGAATAACCATGGCAGTACAAGCAGTCTACTTTTCTGATAGGGACGGCCTGGATATGGCACTGAAAAATCCTGAGACGATGCTGTTCACTTCAAAAGCCGAAGCCGACGCCCGGGACAAAGTGCTCGAACTGGCGGAGGAAATTCAGGTATTCCTTGGGCGCAAGGTTGAAGGCCTTGGCGATGATCTGGCCGAACGCTGTGCCATGGCCATAGCGGAGGACAAAGACCTGTTCCAGAAAGCTCTCAAGAAGCCCGAGCTGCTGAACGCAGAACAGGAATAGCATAACAGGGGCGGCGCGGCCGCCCTCCTCTCATGCCACGCCTACCCAGCTGCCATTGTCGTAATGCGCTACGCCCTGGCCAGACATCCGATGCAGACTGACCCACTGATTCTCCACCAGAGCCGCCACATCTGGCTGGCGACGTAACACAGATTCAATCCGATCTTCCGGCGCATCAATCAGAACAGTAAGACGAACCGGTTCATGGCGCCAATGAGTGCCATCGTGAACGGACTGCAGCGGCAGGCCAATTCTCAACCGTGGGTTATTACCTTCGACAACGCCGACATTCCCGCCAACCACGGAGTGCAGGAGCTTGTTACCCGAGCCATACACTTCGGGAACCGTTACCGAAGCAAAGTACTGAAGGTTGATCCAGTTGGCGACGATCATCGGTGCCGCCAGCAAAGCCTCCAGAAGACCGCCATCTTCGTCCAGAGTCGGATCGTAATCGTGCAGGAATACGCGGCCGGAGAGGTTGCAGCCGCGGGTCTTGCTCCGTTTCGCGAAGATGATTGCCGCGTTATTGGCCAGCCCCCACTCCGGACGAACCTCTGACCAGTCCCGGGTCCGGGTTTCCATGGCCTGCTTGAGGTTATCGTCGTCCAACCCGTTCAATTTCAGCGGCGTTGCCCGCTCTTTTCGAGCCCGGATGCCGGCTGTTTCGAATCCGGCTTCCAGATCTGCCAGGTGCTGCATGTGCGAATCCGGGATAAGATGGCGATCAGCAATCGTTACCTTGTCCGTCGCTGTGCAGTGCTCGGCAGCGACCGCCCAGGTGAAGTCCGGAATTCTGATACCTTCGTCGGCAAGCCCCGCCCTGACCTGTGGATCATTGACCAGGCTTGCTGCAAGCCGGGCGTTCACGCCGCCGCTCTGGCCGCCACACGCGCCGCAGTCGAGACCAGCCTGGTTCGGGTTGTTATCGGTATGACTGCCATGGCCAACCAGTACCAGCAAAGGCGCGAAACCACTGGTCAGCGACATCCCCCGGAGCATATTGGCCGCCAGCGCAACCCTCTCGGCATCAGAGAGCGGGTCGCCTCCGTGGCTATGTACCAGGCGACCCTCTACACTTTGGTCAGGGCGGGTTTTGTGGCCCGTTTTCAAAGTGTCTTTCACCAGTTTCCAGGCCCAGGCCAAACCGGTCGTCTCGACCAGTGTGAACGTCGACAAGCTGGTGTATTTCGCCTTTCTGACCGATTCACGAGCGATCTCTCTCTGATCGAGAGAGCGATTCACTGCCAGATCCTCCCGCAGGCTGCCTTTGGTATCAATCAACCGGAAAGACGCGGGCAAAAGGCCCGGCAGTCGGCGGGCCGGGGCAAGCGGTCCGTGTTGCTGATGATCGATTGGCATTCCGAAAAAACCGGCGAATCCGAGCGTCTGCACGTCGGGATACGCTTGTTCAAGGTGGCGTCGCATCACTTCAGAGCGAACATCGATACAAAAAACGGCCTGGGCTGCGGGAATGCCACGCCCGAAGTCTGGCAACGCCTGCTTTATCGGCGCAGATTCAAGTGACTGCCACAAGGTGCGCTGGTAACCAATCTCGAAGGCACGCTGCCACACCCACAGCCTGCTGCGGTCATCGTAGTCGCCCCTGCGACTCGCGCCGGCTCTCTGCCTCTGCCACTCGGCTTTTTGTGCCGGCGAAGCGAAGGCTACCCCTGCGGACTCCCAGACCAACATGATCGCCAGAATATCCTCACAACGATCGGATGAGCGCCCCTCAAGGCCTGCCCGCCAGTCTTCTCCGCGGCACCAGGAGGCCCAGCCGTTCACTCTCAACAACAGGCTATGGCACAGCGCTTCCAACTCATCTCCACGAGCGCCGATCCGACTCAGCGCCTCCTGTACTGCCTGATCCCTGTCGTCCGAAACCGTCTTGAAGAACGCACGGCCCCCTTTCAACCCGGTCGTAAAATCAAGCGCCAGATCCTGCCTGACTGATTCAAGCCAAAAACCGAACAACCCCCCATTGGCCTGGTTGCCCGAAACGGACCATCGGCTCTGGCGCTGATCGAAAAAGGCGCCGCAAACGCGAGAAACCTGGTCGCAAACGGTTTCAGTAAGAACACCGGCCTCCTCGTGGGCATTCGCAACCGTAAAGGTATCCAGAATGGAACCGCGCAGTGGCGCAGTTATGGCCCCCTTTCGACCCAGCCAATCAAGGTACCAGGCGGTATTCCGCTCATCGCCGCGCTCCGCAATACTTGCCCTCAGATCGTCTTCCCGAATCCGTCCACCTTCCCAGGCTTCCCGGTAAAACTCGGTCGGCATAAGCATACTGAAACCCGCGCGCTCGTTGAGCACCTGATCAACCCGCGGGGCCGGAAAATGTCTCAGCCCCCAGAACGGATTCACCGCTATCCACTGATCAAGCGGCCAGACAGGAGCGATCAGGTCGCAGGCCTGTTTAACCGGTTTACGCCAGTCATCGCTCAGCCACTGCAGTTCCGGTAACGGGGCGCTTACATCGCTCATGATCTCTCCTCCAGTCTGAACGGATGATGCGGAACCCTGCGGAACATGGCCGGCACCTTCAAAGCCTCCGCCGCCAGGAAGCGGGTCAACCGATCAAAGGGCAGTTCCAGGTAAAGCCCCTGACGAAAATGAACGCTCAGAGCACGGGTGGCCGGGAAGCGAGCACCGAATACAATCATCAAAGAGCACACGGCGAGCAGCGTAACCAGAGTGGCGCCCGTTCCCAGAGCAATGCCGGGGATGGCAAACCCTTCCTGCTCGGGAACGGCCGGGCCGATGAGAAGGTGCAACAATGAGTACAGCGGAACCAGGAGCACTGCCAGTCCTGCAAGCTTCAGCTTCACCGCTTTGGTTGCTCCGGCTGGGATGCCCATGGCGGCCGCCGATACCGCCAGCACCAGCAATGCTCCGAAAACCGGATTGTTTTCCACGATCCACGGGAACTGAACCAGGATCGCCGCCGCCAACAGGCCGGTAAGCCCGGCCCAGGAAAGCCGGTTGGCAGAGGGAGATTCGGGAAAACGCGTTGCTGCCGATACCGCCACCGTGCGACCGGAAGCCAGGAACGAATGCGCCTTGTACAGCGAATGGGCCAGTAGATGCAGCAGTGCCAGTGTGTAGGCCCCCATCCCAATTTCAAACAGCATAAAGCCCATCTGCGCACAGGTTGACCAGGCAAGAGCATGTTTGACCGAGTACTGGGTCATCATGGTGAGAACCGCAACGACCGCCGTCATGCCGCCGATCACGAGCAGAATCATGTGGCCGGCCGTAAAGCCGTCGAACACCGGGAATAAACGGAGCCAGAGGAAACCGCCAAGATTGATAACCCCGGCATGGAGCAGCGCCGACACGGGCGTGGGAGCCTCCATAACGCGAATGAGCCATCCGTGAAAGGGAATCTGGGCGCACTTGAGAACCGCCGCCAGAGCCAGAACCACCGATGCAATTGTCAGCGCTGTTGAGCCACCGGCTCGGGCGCCCTCATTCTGGATCATGTCTGGCAGGTAAAACGTACCGTAATGCAGGTAGAGCGCCACCACACCAGAGACCACCAGAGCATCCCCTACCCGGCTGACGATGAACTTCTGCACCGCCGCCATTCGCGCCTGGGGTCGGTCCTGATAGAGGGTGAGCAAATGATGCAGGGCCAGACTGACACCAATCCAGGCGCCTGCCAGAATCAGCAGATGGTTGGTCAACACCAGTACCAGAACAGAGGCAACTGTCACCAGAAACCAGGGAAGAAAACGGTCACGGCCAGGATCCTGGCTGAGGTAGTTGTCTGCAAACCGAAGAATGACCCAGCCAATAAACGCCACCATCGTGGCCATCCAGACCGCTATCCCGTCTGGATACAGGCCGAATCGCCCACCCAGGGTGGCCAGACGATTGCTGTCGTCTCCTGTATAGGGCTGAATCAGGAGGAGGATTCCCATCACGACCGAAACGGCCATGGAAGCCAATAGCGCCCATCCGGCAAGTCGCCAACAGTAGTTCACGTTCAGCGGATTCTTCAGCCAGCCAGTCAACCCGGCAAGCAGGAAGAGAGCGACCGGCAGCAGCAGCCAGAGTGCGAGGATCGAGAGCAATGAAAATTCGGCGATTGGATTCATACCTGCAAACCTCCTGATTGCAAGTACTTTGCCGATCTTCGTCACATATAAAAAATGGTTTATAATTATCAGATCATTCGTTTTTAGAGAACGAAATTACATGAAACTGAATTACCATCACCTTTACTACTTCTGGAAGGTCGCCCGAACAGGCCACCTGACGCGGGCAGCGGACTCGCTGCATATTTCCCAGTCGGCGCTGTCGGGTCAGATACGCAAGCTGGAAGACAGCCTGGGACACGACCTCTTCATTCGCGAGGGGCGGCGTCTCAAGCTGTCTGAAGCCGGGAGAATGGCATTCTCCTACGCCGAGGAGATCTTCCGCCAGGGTGAGGAACTGACGGCATTATTTGCCTCCGGCGCTCAACCAAACCGCGAGATACTCCGGATCGGGGCGGTGGCCACCCTCTCCCGTAACTTCCAGGAAGGCTTCCTGCAGCCGCTGCTAAACCGGGAAGACCTTGAGTTGAGCCTGCAAAGTAGCCACATGGATGAGCTGCTAAGACGGCTCTCGGCGCATCGACTGGACCTGATCCTCGCAAACCAGGCGGTACAGGGAGATGAACAGAATCCCTGGCGGTCACGGCTGATTGCCAAACAGCCAGTCAGCATCATCGGGCCGCGGGGAATAGACGTTCAGGGCGATTTCGTCGACGTATTGCGTGGCCGAAGCCTGATTGTGCCGGGCCCGGACAACAACATACGCCAGGCCTTCGACCAGTTGTGCGAGTATCACAGGCTGCGTCCCAACATCGCCGCCGAGGTGGATGACATGGCGATGATGCGACTTCTCACCCGGGATACCGGTCATTTCGCCATCATGCCTCCGGTGGTCGTGCGCGACGAAATGAAGAGCGGAACCCTTGCAGACTACGGCGCCCTGCCAGGCGTTTTCGAAGAGTTCTATGCCATCAGTATCCGGCGCCAGTTCGAGACGCCGGCACTCAGGGAACTGCTATCCCAGACTCAGGACAATTACCTGACCCGGACGCCGATTGGTCATTCTGACTAGCCCGAGTGGCGAAAAATGTCATCCATAAGGCTGACTTACATCCGTATACTGAAGCAGAAAGACCACAATAATAACGCCGGACATATGATCATGAGCCAAGCCAGCCTGCGAGAACACCCGTCCATTCTGATTATCGGTAGCGGTTTTGGAGGTCTGGGCATGGCCATCAAACTAAAACTGGCCGGGTTCAATAACCTGACCCTGCTGGAAAAAGCCGACCGGGTCGGAGGTACCTGGCGTGATAACACCTACCCCGGTGCCGCCTGTGATGTGCAATCCCACTTTTACTCGTATTCCTTCGAACCCAAGCACGACTGGTCGCGGAAATTCGGATTGCAGCCCGAAATCCTCGGTTATATGGAGCACTGCGTTCAGAAATATCGCCTGGGCAGTCACATCCGGTTTAACTCCGAGGTGCAGGACGCCGCGTTTGACGACCAAACAAATCAATGGTCGGTGACACTCGCAAACGGTGAGCAGCTGACCGCCGATGTACTCATCACCGCCACCGGACAGCTCAATCAACCTGCCTGGCCAAACCTCAAGGGACTGGACCGTTTCCAGGGCAAGATGTTCCATTCAGCCCGTTGGGATCATGATTACGACCTGTCCGATAAACGGGTGGCGGTCATTGGAACTGGCGCCAGTGCTATTCAGTTTGTTCCGGAGATCGCATCGAAGGTGAAACGGCTCGACCTGTTTCAGCGCTCGGCGGCCTGGGTCCTGCCCAAGCCGGATCGGCCCTTCAAGCGCTGGGAGCAGACACTGTTCCAGAAGGTGCCGGCCTGGGATCGCCTCTATCGCTACCTTATTTACTGGAAAAACGAGAGCCGCGCCCTCGCCTTCACCAAATTCAGTGGCCTTCTCGAGTATTACGCGAACATGGCAAAGCGGGAGGCCAGAAAACAGGTCACAGATCCCGCCAAGCTGAAAAAGATCATTCCGGACTACAAGATCGGCTGCAAGCGGATTCTGATTTCCAACGACTGGTATCCGGCCATCAACCGGCCGAATGTGAACCTGATAACCGACCCTATTGACCACATTGACGAGTCCGGCGTTGTTACGCACGAGGGACACCACCATGAGGTCGACGCCATTATCTGCGGCACTGGTTTCCGGGCCTCGGAGTTCCTGTCACCCATCCGGATAACAGGCCGGGGCGGAAAGACCCTGAACGAGGCCTGGCAGAACGGCGCTGTCGCGTTCAAAGGCATCACCGTCAGCGGCTTTCCCAACATGTTCATGCTCTATGGGCCCAACACCAACCTGGCCCATAACTCGATCCTGTACATGCTTGAGTCCCAGTTTCGCTACGTTCTGGAATGTCTGGAGGCCCTCGAGAAGTACCCGCACTCCGCCATGGACGTCCGACAAGACCGGCAGGACCGTTTCACCCATGTGGTTCAACAGGGCCTGGAAGACACGGTCTGGAGCTCCGGCTGCACCTCCTGGTACCTCGATGAGCATGGACGGAATACCATCAACTGGCCGGGATTCACCTTCACTTACCGGTTCGCCACCCGCCGGGTAGACACCGCTGATTACCAGTTTCTTTACCCCGGCCAGACCACGGGGTAATCGGGTGAAAGCCTTTTGCCCTTGAACCTCGGTCATATTCATAGGATGATTGGGTTATCGGTTGGAAGGATGATATACACCATGCTGAAACGTATTCGCAAAGGCTCGCTGGTCGAGACCGCTATCGAGAGTCTCAGAAACGCCATCGAAAAAGGTGACTGGTCGGTTGGCGATCGCCTGCCCGTCGAATCAGAACTTTCCGAATCCCTCGGAGTAAGCCGCAACACCGTTCGTGAGGCGGTTCGGGTGTTGGTGCACGTGGGGATGCTGGAAACCCGCCAGGGGGATGGCACATACGTACGAGCGACACGGGATGCCGGTGAGACCCTGCGGAGAATTGCGCGCACTCAGCTGGCGGAGCAGCTGGAGGTCAGGATCATGCTGGAAACGGAGGCCGCCAAGCTGGCAGCGCACAGGCGGACAGACCAGGATCTTCGGCACATGACCACAGCCCTCGATACTCGCGCCAAAGCGGGAGATGACCTGCAGGCTCGCATCCGGCACGACGAAGCCTTCCATCATGCCCTGGTCGCCGCTTCTCATAACTCAGCGCTGATCGAGCTCTACGACTACTTTTCCCACGCTGTCAGCCAGACCATTGAGCAGACCGAAACCGACGCAGACCTGCCGGAACCCTCCCAGGAAGATCATGAACTCCTGCTCGCGGCGGTCCGGCGTCAGGATGAGGGCAAGGCAGAATCCCTGGCCCGGGCGCTTTTGAAACCCAGTCTCCAGGCCTTGAAGCGTCGGGAGTCCTGATTCATGAAGTTCCGGATCGACACTTTTACCCTGCTGCTCCTGGGCGCCATCGTATTAGCCACGTTCCTGCCTGCAACTGGCCAGGCAGGCGAGGCACTGGCCACTGCCGGAACGGTCGCAGTCGCCCTGCTCTTCTTTTTCCATGGCGCAGCGCTGTCCCGGGAGCAGATTATTGCCGGTGCCACCCACTGGCGACTGCACATTCTGATCACTTCGCTCACATTCGTATTTTTTCCGCTGGCGGTGCTGCCGATTAACGGCCTCAGCAATATCGCACCATCCTGGATGCCGAAGGATCTTGGTCTGGGGTTTCTTTACCTGGGCGTCCTGCCGTCGGCGGTGTCCTCCTCCATCGCCTATACCGCAATGGCGCGCGGCAATGTTCCGGCGGCAATCTGCAGCGCAGCTGCCTCCAATGTCTTTGGCATGATGCTGACGCCATTCCTGCTGTTGCTGTTGGTAAGCACGTCCGGCGGTGGCGATTTCTCTGTAGCGGAAGCCCTGAAAGACATAATTCTGCAACTGCTGCTGCCTTTTGCGGTTGGGCATGTGCTCCGACCATGGCTCGGCGGGTTTCTTGGCAGAAACGAAACACTGATGGCCCGATACGATCAATGCGTGATCTGGCTGATCGTCTACTCCGCTTTCTCACATTCGGTAGAGAGCGGACTCTGGGAGAATCTGCCCCTGCAGGCCATCCTTTTCGCCATTGCGCTCTGCCTGGGCTTGCTGCTGCTATTTATGGTGTTCGCAAGGTTCCTGGTACGGCGATTCGGGTTCAGCCTGGAGGATGAAGCCGCGGTGGTGTTCTGCGGTTCCAAAAAGAGCCTGGCGTCTGGACTGCCCATGGCCAAGGTCCTGTTCTCAGGACACCCGGGCTTCGGCATGATCGTGTTGCCAATCATGTGCTACAACCAGATACAGGTTATCGTTGGAGCCTTCCTGGCCCAGAAGTACCGGGAAAAAATTGAAAGGGCGAATGCAGAGAAAGCGGGTTGATCCGGGCGGAGGACTCAACCGCTCCCCATTCCGCCAAAGAGTGTGGCGAGAATCGCCAGCCCGACAATCCAGCCAATCACCGCCGGCCAGAAATTGACCATTTGCGGTGGCTGTTCGCCCTGATCCTCAGCCGTGTCGGGTTCCGGGTAATTTCGATCGTCGGCCGCCTCAGGCGCCTGTTCCATAGTGAACCAGCCAAACCACTCACCGAGAAACTGGGCCACCGGCGCCGGAAAGGTGCCGTTTTCCGCCATCGGACGTATCTGGGGCTCCAACTGGCGACCAATCTCGCGTCGCAACCGCGGCTGATCTGCGGGCGGCTCGTCCAGAATGGCTTTCCAGATGCCCGGGTCCTTACTTCTCGAGGAGTCATTGAGCAAGGCCTTGATCTGGATGACCACTTCACGAACGACCTGGCCCTCGTTGGCATCCAGCGGACGATCAGGCTCCTCGCCCTGCACCTCGCGATGCGGTTCAGTCTGAACCGTGTCAGAAGCCTGCTTTAACGGGCCCGGATTGTCCCCGACTGCCTCGCGGAAAGCCGCTTCCAGACTCTTCGCCTCGTCTTCCGAAGCAAACTTGAGCTGTTGCTCATACGCATCCTGGATCTTCCGACGATCGCCGGTCGGCTCAATTCCAAGGATTTCCCAACAATTCATAAAGCTGCAACTCCCGGGCCTAGATTCATTACATTTCAGAGAGACAAACCGTCTGTAGTCCCTTACGATAGGACCCAAACATAATAAAACCGCTTTACTCCATTTCTCGGCAGATTATAGAACGTCAACCATGCATCAATCGATAAAAATGGCAGGAATGAGTAACCGTCGCCCTATCGTAACCTGCCTTGGCCTCAGCCTTGCTATCACTGCGCTGTTGCCTGCAATGGCACACGCACAGACTGAAAGCCCCGATTTCATACCCGGCTTGCTTGCCCTGGAGGGCGAACACGGCGAAATTCCCGAAGTACTTACCACAACACGACTGCGCCAGTCCAAGCTTCGGGTTCCCGGCACAACTAC
This region includes:
- a CDS encoding NADH-quinone oxidoreductase subunit L, giving the protein MNPIAEFSLLSILALWLLLPVALFLLAGLTGWLKNPLNVNYCWRLAGWALLASMAVSVVMGILLLIQPYTGDDSNRLATLGGRFGLYPDGIAVWMATMVAFIGWVILRFADNYLSQDPGRDRFLPWFLVTVASVLVLVLTNHLLILAGAWIGVSLALHHLLTLYQDRPQARMAAVQKFIVSRVGDALVVSGVVALYLHYGTFYLPDMIQNEGARAGGSTALTIASVVLALAAVLKCAQIPFHGWLIRVMEAPTPVSALLHAGVINLGGFLWLRLFPVFDGFTAGHMILLVIGGMTAVVAVLTMMTQYSVKHALAWSTCAQMGFMLFEIGMGAYTLALLHLLAHSLYKAHSFLASGRTVAVSAATRFPESPSANRLSWAGLTGLLAAAILVQFPWIVENNPVFGALLVLAVSAAAMGIPAGATKAVKLKLAGLAVLLVPLYSLLHLLIGPAVPEQEGFAIPGIALGTGATLVTLLAVCSLMIVFGARFPATRALSVHFRQGLYLELPFDRLTRFLAAEALKVPAMFRRVPHHPFRLEERS
- a CDS encoding LysR family transcriptional regulator — encoded protein: MKLNYHHLYYFWKVARTGHLTRAADSLHISQSALSGQIRKLEDSLGHDLFIREGRRLKLSEAGRMAFSYAEEIFRQGEELTALFASGAQPNREILRIGAVATLSRNFQEGFLQPLLNREDLELSLQSSHMDELLRRLSAHRLDLILANQAVQGDEQNPWRSRLIAKQPVSIIGPRGIDVQGDFVDVLRGRSLIVPGPDNNIRQAFDQLCEYHRLRPNIAAEVDDMAMMRLLTRDTGHFAIMPPVVVRDEMKSGTLADYGALPGVFEEFYAISIRRQFETPALRELLSQTQDNYLTRTPIGHSD
- a CDS encoding flavin-containing monooxygenase: MIMSQASLREHPSILIIGSGFGGLGMAIKLKLAGFNNLTLLEKADRVGGTWRDNTYPGAACDVQSHFYSYSFEPKHDWSRKFGLQPEILGYMEHCVQKYRLGSHIRFNSEVQDAAFDDQTNQWSVTLANGEQLTADVLITATGQLNQPAWPNLKGLDRFQGKMFHSARWDHDYDLSDKRVAVIGTGASAIQFVPEIASKVKRLDLFQRSAAWVLPKPDRPFKRWEQTLFQKVPAWDRLYRYLIYWKNESRALAFTKFSGLLEYYANMAKREARKQVTDPAKLKKIIPDYKIGCKRILISNDWYPAINRPNVNLITDPIDHIDESGVVTHEGHHHEVDAIICGTGFRASEFLSPIRITGRGGKTLNEAWQNGAVAFKGITVSGFPNMFMLYGPNTNLAHNSILYMLESQFRYVLECLEALEKYPHSAMDVRQDRQDRFTHVVQQGLEDTVWSSGCTSWYLDEHGRNTINWPGFTFTYRFATRRVDTADYQFLYPGQTTG
- a CDS encoding FadR/GntR family transcriptional regulator, translating into MLKRIRKGSLVETAIESLRNAIEKGDWSVGDRLPVESELSESLGVSRNTVREAVRVLVHVGMLETRQGDGTYVRATRDAGETLRRIARTQLAEQLEVRIMLETEAAKLAAHRRTDQDLRHMTTALDTRAKAGDDLQARIRHDEAFHHALVAASHNSALIELYDYFSHAVSQTIEQTETDADLPEPSQEDHELLLAAVRRQDEGKAESLARALLKPSLQALKRRES
- a CDS encoding bile acid:sodium symporter family protein codes for the protein MKFRIDTFTLLLLGAIVLATFLPATGQAGEALATAGTVAVALLFFFHGAALSREQIIAGATHWRLHILITSLTFVFFPLAVLPINGLSNIAPSWMPKDLGLGFLYLGVLPSAVSSSIAYTAMARGNVPAAICSAAASNVFGMMLTPFLLLLLVSTSGGGDFSVAEALKDIILQLLLPFAVGHVLRPWLGGFLGRNETLMARYDQCVIWLIVYSAFSHSVESGLWENLPLQAILFAIALCLGLLLLFMVFARFLVRRFGFSLEDEAAVVFCGSKKSLASGLPMAKVLFSGHPGFGMIVLPIMCYNQIQVIVGAFLAQKYREKIERANAEKAG
- a CDS encoding molecular chaperone DnaJ, which produces MNCWEILGIEPTGDRRKIQDAYEQQLKFASEDEAKSLEAAFREAVGDNPGPLKQASDTVQTEPHREVQGEEPDRPLDANEGQVVREVVIQIKALLNDSSRSKDPGIWKAILDEPPADQPRLRREIGRQLEPQIRPMAENGTFPAPVAQFLGEWFGWFTMEQAPEAADDRNYPEPDTAEDQGEQPPQMVNFWPAVIGWIVGLAILATLFGGMGSG